AGCGGCTGCGCGAGCGGCTCGACGACCCGGTGCGCGGCTACCACCAAACGCCCAACGATTTGCTGCTGATTTTGCGGCAGCTGCAAAACCAGATCAGCTACCACGCCAAAATTACCGGCGACACGTTCGGCGAAGCCGAGCTGACGGTGCGCCTGCTCAACAACGTATTCCGGCACCAGCCCGCTTCGGTGGCCCGCCTCAGCGGCCCCAACCAGCCCCTGCTCAACCACGTGGTACGCCGCACCGATACCGTGCTGCGCCAGGCCGAGAAGCTCGAAACCGACTACCACATCGAGCTGGCCGACGCCGTGAACGAGTTGCTTACCAACATCTGGAGCACCGCCGCTGCCCCCCTCGCCCGCGACCTAGGGCTGCCCCGGCAGTGGGGCGTATTTCACTAACCCATTCCTCGCCTGTCATCCCAAGGCGCTAGCCGAAGGACCTCATCACGCCCGCACGACACAAGCCGGCATTCCCTAGGTCGTGTCATGTCGAGCTTGTCGAGACATCTGCCGTGCTGACGTCCGATACTAACTGCTCCCCTCTCCACAGGTGAGGGGCTGGGGGTGAGGTTCGGGCGTGAGAAGGTCCTTCCTTCGTCAGGATGACAGTAATTAAGTAGTTACTACCCAACGTCTACACCCCAGCCGTCTCGCTTAGCTCGACATGACAGCCGTTTCCTAAGTCGCTAGGCTCCCCCTCTCCACCATGTCGCGCCTGGAGCGAGGGTGGTGAGGCCCCAGTAAGGTCCCTCCTGCGTCAGGATGACAGACCAAGCATTTCCAGCGCAAGGCCTAGGTCGTTTGGTTGCCCCAACCAGAAAACAGCAACTCGGGCCTGGCGGAACTCGAGAGAACCCAACCGTAGTGCGCCTACATGGCAATGTGCTTGCCGGAGCATCTTTTCGGAGGCTAAATCAGTAAAAAGCCTGAAGCCGCCCCAGGTGGCTACCAACTACCCTCCGATTCTCTCTCCCAAGCCATGAGCTACACGCCTAACCCCGACCACATGCGTGCGCCTAGCCACCTCAGCGAAAATGAGTTGCGGCAGGCGCTCGACGAGCTGGACACCAAGATTAAAACCCTGCATGCCCGCGCCAACGCTACCACCGCCAACTCGCCGCACCACTACCACGAGCACATTGCTGCCCTGGAGGTGAAGCGCAGCAAGCTGGCCGAGCAACTTGGTACCCCGGGCCGCGAGGCGGGCGAGCAAGGCAGCGTCTGGACGGAAATTAAGCGCGGCATCGATACGCTGCGCGACGACATCAGCAAGCTGATTTAACTGCCCCAACCCATGCGCAACCGACTGATTGGGGTGGTAATGGCCGCAGCCCTGCTGTATGCCTGTACCGCGCAGGAAAGCTACCAAAACGCCGTAGCCTGCACCGAAATTGAAACCGGCATGACCCAGGAGCAAGTGCGCCACCTGATGGGTGAGCCCACCGGCGACGACACCGCCGCCGATGGCGGCCACACGTGGTCGTACCTGTTTGGCAGCGCCACCGACACGCAGCCGATTAAGATTGTTTTCGGGGCCGATGGCCGCGTAACGAGCAAGCAGTGCGCCCCCGAGGCGCAAGGCGACAAACGCCCCGATAGCGGCGACTACGGCAAGCAGTAACGCCCCTCCTGCTCTTTGCTTTCGAAAGCGGCTCCCAACCTAGGGAGCCGCTTTTTTTTTCAGCAGTCGCGCTAACCCATAGCCTGGGCGGCGCTGCTCCAGCCACGTGCAGGCCACGCACCTAGGGAGCGGCGGCGGAGGCGCGAGCCGCAGCCGCCGCAATCGTTGCTGACTGCCGCGCCGCCGTGGCTCCCCATCCCCCTTTGGAGAGGGGACCGTGCCCCGTGGGGGTCTCAAGAGGCCCCGGAGCCTCTGGCAATTCGCCCCAACTTTTTTACCATTCGGCCGGGCGGCTTACCGCTCGCCCAGGTTTTGCTTCCGCTCGGGGCCGCGAGGTGCCACCTTTGGATCATCAACCACGACACAAACCGCCTGATGATCATGAAACGCTTCGCTACCGCCCTCCGCCCCATCTGCGCTGCCCTGCTGCTCGCCACCGCCGCCCTGGCTCCTGCCGCTGCCCTAGGTGCCCAGCCCGCCCCGGCCGCCCACACCACCACCGACAACCCCGCCGCGCACCCCAACTTTACGGTGCGCGTGGTGGGCAAAGGCCAGCCCGTGCTGCTGATTCCGGGCCTTACCTGCCCCGGCGCCGTGTGGGACGAAACCGTGGCCCGCTACCAGCAGCAGTACCAGTGCCACATTGTGTCGCTGGCGGGGTTTGGCGGCGAGTCCGCGCCGGCCAGCACCGACAACCTGCTGCTGAATGTGCGCGACCAGCTGCTGACTTACATCAAAACCCAGAAGCTGCAGCGCCCGGCCATCATCGGCCACAGCCTGGGTGGTTTTATGGCCCTCTGGATGAGCGCCACCCAACCCGAAGCCGTGGGCCCGCTGGTGATTGTGGATTCGCTGCCGTTTATGTCGGCCATTCAAAACCCCAACCTCACGGCCGAAATGGCTAAGCCCATGGCCGAGGGCATGCGCCAGCAAATGAGCCGCGGCCCGATGCCCGCCGCTCAGCAGCGCCAAATGGTGGCCAGCATGATTACCGATACCGCCCGCCAAACCGTGGCCGCCCGCTGGGGCCGCCTCTCCCACCCCGCCACCGTGGCCCAGGCCATGTACGATATGTACACCACCGACCTGCGCCAGGATATAGCCCGCATTCAGCAGCCGGTGCTGGTGCTAGGTGCCTGGGCTGCCTACAAGCAATTCGGTTCGACAAAGGAAAGCACCCGCGCCATTTTCGAGCAGCAGTACACCAAGTTGCCGCAGCACCGCATCGAAATGTCG
The sequence above is drawn from the Hymenobacter sp. YIM 151858-1 genome and encodes:
- a CDS encoding sll1863 family stress response protein, whose protein sequence is MSYTPNPDHMRAPSHLSENELRQALDELDTKIKTLHARANATTANSPHHYHEHIAALEVKRSKLAEQLGTPGREAGEQGSVWTEIKRGIDTLRDDISKLI
- a CDS encoding outer membrane protein assembly factor BamE; the protein is MRNRLIGVVMAAALLYACTAQESYQNAVACTEIETGMTQEQVRHLMGEPTGDDTAADGGHTWSYLFGSATDTQPIKIVFGADGRVTSKQCAPEAQGDKRPDSGDYGKQ
- a CDS encoding alpha/beta fold hydrolase yields the protein MKRFATALRPICAALLLATAALAPAAALGAQPAPAAHTTTDNPAAHPNFTVRVVGKGQPVLLIPGLTCPGAVWDETVARYQQQYQCHIVSLAGFGGESAPASTDNLLLNVRDQLLTYIKTQKLQRPAIIGHSLGGFMALWMSATQPEAVGPLVIVDSLPFMSAIQNPNLTAEMAKPMAEGMRQQMSRGPMPAAQQRQMVASMITDTARQTVAARWGRLSHPATVAQAMYDMYTTDLRQDIARIQQPVLVLGAWAAYKQFGSTKESTRAIFEQQYTKLPQHRIEMSEAGRHFLMWDDTQWFFGQTDAFLQQHAPAKAKAKTAARSKNS